Genomic DNA from Candidatus Hydrogenedentota bacterium:
CCGCACTGAGGGGAAGAAAGCGCCCTTCCGCGCGCGCGAAGACTTTTCCGGTGCTATCGACAATGCGCGCCTCGGTATTGACCATCCGCTTGTGCGCCTTCGTGACTTCGGCTTCCACCACGAGATCCGGAGCCACGGGTACCCGGTCAATATACCGCACGGTCAGTTCCGCGGTAACGCACATGCGCCGGATGGCCCGGGCCGCGGCCCAGCCCATGCACTCGTCCAGCGCCGCCGCAACGATGCCGCCATGAACGGTGTTCTCGTAACCGCAATGGTGCTCCACGGCCGTCAGGGGCATCTTGACCCGATCCTCTTCGACATAGAAGCGGGTGCGGAGGCCCGAAGCATTGTCCTCACCACACACAAAACAGGTGCTGGAATTGGGGAGGTACATTTTATCTCGGCTCGCTGAACTCACTTCGGACTCCTGACGCATGGGGAAAAGGCGACGTACCCGCACCGGGGCGTTACGCAAACCGCTGCCCCGGTGGACCGCTTCCATTGTACGCGACCGGCGCGGTCGAGGTAAAACCCGAACGCCTTCCGGAGCGCGGAAACCGACACGGAGTGGCTGAGTGATCCCCAGTTTTCGATTCTTTGCAATTGTTTGTGTGGCAGATAGTTAGCTGTTGACGTAGCGCCAAATTTGATCAAAAATGGACTGAGCAGTTTCGATCTAGCGCCAAAACCTC
This window encodes:
- a CDS encoding PaaI family thioesterase; translation: MSSASRDKMYLPNSSTCFVCGEDNASGLRTRFYVEEDRVKMPLTAVEHHCGYENTVHGGIVAAALDECMGWAAARAIRRMCVTAELTVRYIDRVPVAPDLVVEAEVTKAHKRMVNTEARIVDSTGKVFARAEGRFLPLSAEETLRVDDALLYRGGEERVFDELRETQVAPGISG